One Pyrus communis chromosome 13, drPyrComm1.1, whole genome shotgun sequence genomic window carries:
- the LOC137713523 gene encoding transcription factor bHLH48-like — MDPTRATVPGSTLPGHELESLQFREEINQLMTVPPENASSFTALLELPPTQAMELLHLSPESDSAPPLAGVSADPQHAPYVQQPPFNSSLIFPTNSALTERTAKFSIFAGDGSPDISSVPSNSGAELEKVKTEPAEIDSNPNSSQLTLDETKNNQRNSAKRKEREKIKAPTKKCKTEIKEDAEKMPYVHVRARRGQATDSHSLAERARREKINARMKLLQDLVPGCNKISGKALVLDEIINHVQSLQHQVEFLSMRLAAVNPGIDFNLNSILAAESGPLMESNLAGMVTPLMWPEVSINAHRQPFQQQWHFDTLQQPGWGREEENHTFITPEPPLISCDSSANSENLQTSHLKKEM; from the exons ATGGACCCAACCAGAGCAACCGTACCCGGATCCACTTTACCGGGACACGAGCTCGAGTCCCTCCAATTCCGGGAAGAAATTAACCAACTCATGACCGTGCCGCCCGAGAACGCCAGCTCCTTCACCGCGCTTCTAGAACTTCCGCCGACCCAAGCCATGGAGCTCCTCCACCTCTCGCCGGAATCCGACTCTGCTCCGCCGCTGGCCGGCGTCTCTGCCGACCCCCAACACGCGCCCTACGTCCAGCAGCCCCCTTTCAATTCCAGCCTAATTTTCCCTACCAATTCCGCTCTAACCGAACGCACCGCCAAGTTCTCGATTTTCGCCGGCGATGGCTCGCCGGACATTAGCTCCGTGCCGTCGAACTCCGGCGCCGAATTGGAGAAGGTGAAGACCGAGCCGGCCGAGATCGATTCGAACCCTAACTCGTCGCAGCTGACGCTCGACGAGACCAAGAACAACCAGAGGAACTCGGCGAAGAGAAAGGAGCGAGAGAAG ATTAAAGCCCCGACGAAGAAGTGCAAGACCGAAATCAAAGAGGACGCCGAGAAGATGCCGTACGTTCATGTCCGAGCTCGTCGCGGTCAAGCCACAGACAGCCATAGCTTAGCTGAGCGA GCGAGGAGAGAGAAGATTAATGCGAGGATGAAGCTGCTGCAGGATCTGGTCCCAGGATGCAATAAG ATTTCAGGAAAAGCATTGGTTCTAGACGAAATCATCAATCATGTGCAGTCCCTACAACATCAAGTTGAG TTCTTATCAATGAGACTTGCAGCAGTCAACCCAGGAATTGATTTCAACCTTAATAGTATATTGGCCGCTGAA AGTGGACCTCTGATGGAAAGTAACCTCGCCGGTATGGTTACACCTCTGATGTGGCCGGAAGTCTCAATCAACGCGCACAGACAACCGTTTCAACAGCAATGGCACTTTGACACACTTCAGCAGCCAGGTTGGGGGCGGGAAGAAGAAAATCATACTTTCATTACCCCAGAACCCCCCCTCATCAGTTGCGACTCTTCAGCAAACTCAG AAAATCTGCAGACAAGTCACTTGAAGAAGGAGATGTGA